A region of Triplophysa dalaica isolate WHDGS20190420 chromosome 20, ASM1584641v1, whole genome shotgun sequence DNA encodes the following proteins:
- the bcas1 gene encoding breast carcinoma-amplified sequence 1 isoform X2: MGNEQSSQKKRPKANAPETKVQNGEMNGHAVPPSDSTEIVCKEVQPPKSEIPPATHKNKSQPPSGKEEVDKGKEPVHVETPPEKDTKNAADAEPPKEVPKPTGEDMNNFFGKMFKKKAEPMKLATESKDSVDGQVTAEDEKSEPVAIKAKAEAVPEPEGTALELLEDLAEVAEEVQQLEDTKAAEKTVMNFFKTFVSPTKTSKDAKATPDASKDQSQKETPPAPSGNEAPKAPPPPPPAPPKMEGKADAAVKKEETSATAATKAAEASAKTKTKDSTFSKLFRPKPDVVEEKKPVEVQVDASKTSTLEAAAKPVEPLAPKPEEKKPEKKSTFGSMFKPKVLLRQVSTRIQAAASSAAATIPLMSPRSATETKKETPAKPAAAESAPVAKAKEEPKPAPPAAPATPDNKSAESTENASPSIPRKLEKRNSMQLFFKNLGQKRHSDAGVQTDPVAPEKAK; this comes from the exons ATGGGAAATGAGCAGTCATCTCAGAAAAAACGTCCAAAG GCAAACGCTCCTGAGACTAAAGTCCAAAATGGAGAAATGAATGGGCATGCAGTTCCTCCTTCAGATTCAACAGAGATTG TTTGCAAAGAAGTACAGCCGCCAAAGAGCGAAATTCCACCAGCGACCCACAAAAATAAGTCACAACCACCATCAGGTAAAGAGGAGGTCGATAAAGGCAAGGAACCTGTGCATGTCGAGACACCTCCTGAGAAAGACACTAAAAACGCAGCTGATGCAGAACCTCCTAAAGAAGTTCCGAAGCCCACTGGAGAGGACATGAACAACTTCTttggtaaaatgtttaaaaagaaggCAGAGCCTATGAAACTTGCAACAGAGAGCAAAGATTCAGTTGATGGACAGGTTACTGCGGAAGATGAGAAATCA GAACCAGTGGCCATTAAGGCGAAAGCAGAGGCTGTGCCAGAGCCCGAGGGAACCGCTCTCGAACTCCTGGAAGATCTCGCAGAAGTCGCAGAAGAAGTACAGCAGCTGGAGGACACGAAAGCAGCAGAGAAAACAGTTATGAACTTTTTCAAAACATTC GTCAGTCCGACCAAAACAAGCAAAGATGCCAAAGCCACTCCTGATGCTTCAAAAGACCAG TCACAGAAGGAGACGCCTCCAGCACCTTCAGGCAAT GAAGCACCCAAAGCACCTCCTCCACCCCCTCCAGCACCTCCTAAGATGGAAGGCAAAGCAGATGCCGCAGTGAAGAAAGAGGAAACGTCTGCAACAGCTGCAACCAAAGCAGCAGAAGCTTCTGCCAAGACCAAAACTAAAGACAGTACCTTCAGCAAACTCTTCCGTCCGAAG CCTGATGTGGTGGAAGAGAAAAAGCCGGTTGAGGTTCAG GTAGACGCGTCTAAGACCAGCACCCTCGAGGCTGCTGCCAAACCCGTAGAGCCTCTGGCACCCAAACCCGAAGAAAAGAAACCAGAGAAGAAATCGACTTTTGGAAGCATGTTCAAACCCAAG GTACTGCTACGTCAAGTGTCCACTAGGATCCAGGCGGCGGCCTCCAGCGCTGCCGCGACCATCCCCCTCATGTCTCCTAGATCG GCCACTGAGACCAAGAAGGAGACGCCGGCTAAACCTGCAGCGGCAGAATCTGCCCCTGTCGCGAAGGCCAAAGAGGAGCCAAAACCTGCCCCACCTGCAGCACCAGCGACCCCAGACAACAAATCAGCAGAAAGCACAGAAAACGCTTCTCCCAGCATCCCTCGCAAGCTGGAGAAGAGGAACTCCATGCAACTCTTCTTCAAAAACCTG GGCCAAAAACGTCATTCTGATGCCGGAGTGCAAACGGACCCCGTGGCACCCGAGAAGGCAAAATAA
- the bcas1 gene encoding breast carcinoma-amplified sequence 1 isoform X4, with amino-acid sequence MGNEQSSQKKRPKANAPETKVQNGEMNGHAVPPSDSTEIVCKEVQPPKSEIPPATHKNKSQPPSGKEEVDKGKEPVHVETPPEKDTKNAADAEPPKEVPKPTGEDMNNFFGKMFKKKAEPMKLATESKDSVDGQVTAEDEKSEPVAIKAKAEAVPEPEGTALELLEDLAEVAEEVQQLEDTKAAEKTVMNFFKTFVSPTKTSKDAKATPDASKDQSQKETPPAPSGNVQEAPKAPPPPPPAPPKMEGKADAAVKKEETSATAATKAAEASAKTKTKDSTFSKLFRPKPDVVEEKKPVEVQVDASKTSTLEAAAKPVEPLAPKPEEKKPEKKSTFGSMFKPKATETKKETPAKPAAAESAPVAKAKEEPKPAPPAAPATPDNKSAESTENASPSIPRKLEKRNSMQLFFKNLGQKRHSDAGVQTDPVAPEKAK; translated from the exons ATGGGAAATGAGCAGTCATCTCAGAAAAAACGTCCAAAG GCAAACGCTCCTGAGACTAAAGTCCAAAATGGAGAAATGAATGGGCATGCAGTTCCTCCTTCAGATTCAACAGAGATTG TTTGCAAAGAAGTACAGCCGCCAAAGAGCGAAATTCCACCAGCGACCCACAAAAATAAGTCACAACCACCATCAGGTAAAGAGGAGGTCGATAAAGGCAAGGAACCTGTGCATGTCGAGACACCTCCTGAGAAAGACACTAAAAACGCAGCTGATGCAGAACCTCCTAAAGAAGTTCCGAAGCCCACTGGAGAGGACATGAACAACTTCTttggtaaaatgtttaaaaagaaggCAGAGCCTATGAAACTTGCAACAGAGAGCAAAGATTCAGTTGATGGACAGGTTACTGCGGAAGATGAGAAATCA GAACCAGTGGCCATTAAGGCGAAAGCAGAGGCTGTGCCAGAGCCCGAGGGAACCGCTCTCGAACTCCTGGAAGATCTCGCAGAAGTCGCAGAAGAAGTACAGCAGCTGGAGGACACGAAAGCAGCAGAGAAAACAGTTATGAACTTTTTCAAAACATTC GTCAGTCCGACCAAAACAAGCAAAGATGCCAAAGCCACTCCTGATGCTTCAAAAGACCAG TCACAGAAGGAGACGCCTCCAGCACCTTCAGGCAAT GTACAGGAAGCACCCAAAGCACCTCCTCCACCCCCTCCAGCACCTCCTAAGATGGAAGGCAAAGCAGATGCCGCAGTGAAGAAAGAGGAAACGTCTGCAACAGCTGCAACCAAAGCAGCAGAAGCTTCTGCCAAGACCAAAACTAAAGACAGTACCTTCAGCAAACTCTTCCGTCCGAAG CCTGATGTGGTGGAAGAGAAAAAGCCGGTTGAGGTTCAG GTAGACGCGTCTAAGACCAGCACCCTCGAGGCTGCTGCCAAACCCGTAGAGCCTCTGGCACCCAAACCCGAAGAAAAGAAACCAGAGAAGAAATCGACTTTTGGAAGCATGTTCAAACCCAAG GCCACTGAGACCAAGAAGGAGACGCCGGCTAAACCTGCAGCGGCAGAATCTGCCCCTGTCGCGAAGGCCAAAGAGGAGCCAAAACCTGCCCCACCTGCAGCACCAGCGACCCCAGACAACAAATCAGCAGAAAGCACAGAAAACGCTTCTCCCAGCATCCCTCGCAAGCTGGAGAAGAGGAACTCCATGCAACTCTTCTTCAAAAACCTG GGCCAAAAACGTCATTCTGATGCCGGAGTGCAAACGGACCCCGTGGCACCCGAGAAGGCAAAATAA
- the bcas1 gene encoding breast carcinoma-amplified sequence 1 isoform X3, translating into MGNEQSSQKKRPKANAPETKVQNGEMNGHAVPPSDSTEIVCKEVQPPKSEIPPATHKNKSQPPSGKEEVDKGKEPVHVETPPEKDTKNAADAEPPKEVPKPTGEDMNNFFGKMFKKKAEPMKLATESKDSVDGQVTAEDEKSEPVAIKAKAEAVPEPEGTALELLEDLAEVAEEVQQLEDTKAAEKTVMNFFKTFVSPTKTSKDAKATPDASKDQSQKETPPAPSGNVQEAPKAPPPPPPAPPKMEGKADAAVKKEETSATAATKAAEASAKTKTKDSTFSKLFRPKVDASKTSTLEAAAKPVEPLAPKPEEKKPEKKSTFGSMFKPKVLLRQVSTRIQAAASSAAATIPLMSPRSATETKKETPAKPAAAESAPVAKAKEEPKPAPPAAPATPDNKSAESTENASPSIPRKLEKRNSMQLFFKNLGQKRHSDAGVQTDPVAPEKAK; encoded by the exons ATGGGAAATGAGCAGTCATCTCAGAAAAAACGTCCAAAG GCAAACGCTCCTGAGACTAAAGTCCAAAATGGAGAAATGAATGGGCATGCAGTTCCTCCTTCAGATTCAACAGAGATTG TTTGCAAAGAAGTACAGCCGCCAAAGAGCGAAATTCCACCAGCGACCCACAAAAATAAGTCACAACCACCATCAGGTAAAGAGGAGGTCGATAAAGGCAAGGAACCTGTGCATGTCGAGACACCTCCTGAGAAAGACACTAAAAACGCAGCTGATGCAGAACCTCCTAAAGAAGTTCCGAAGCCCACTGGAGAGGACATGAACAACTTCTttggtaaaatgtttaaaaagaaggCAGAGCCTATGAAACTTGCAACAGAGAGCAAAGATTCAGTTGATGGACAGGTTACTGCGGAAGATGAGAAATCA GAACCAGTGGCCATTAAGGCGAAAGCAGAGGCTGTGCCAGAGCCCGAGGGAACCGCTCTCGAACTCCTGGAAGATCTCGCAGAAGTCGCAGAAGAAGTACAGCAGCTGGAGGACACGAAAGCAGCAGAGAAAACAGTTATGAACTTTTTCAAAACATTC GTCAGTCCGACCAAAACAAGCAAAGATGCCAAAGCCACTCCTGATGCTTCAAAAGACCAG TCACAGAAGGAGACGCCTCCAGCACCTTCAGGCAAT GTACAGGAAGCACCCAAAGCACCTCCTCCACCCCCTCCAGCACCTCCTAAGATGGAAGGCAAAGCAGATGCCGCAGTGAAGAAAGAGGAAACGTCTGCAACAGCTGCAACCAAAGCAGCAGAAGCTTCTGCCAAGACCAAAACTAAAGACAGTACCTTCAGCAAACTCTTCCGTCCGAAG GTAGACGCGTCTAAGACCAGCACCCTCGAGGCTGCTGCCAAACCCGTAGAGCCTCTGGCACCCAAACCCGAAGAAAAGAAACCAGAGAAGAAATCGACTTTTGGAAGCATGTTCAAACCCAAG GTACTGCTACGTCAAGTGTCCACTAGGATCCAGGCGGCGGCCTCCAGCGCTGCCGCGACCATCCCCCTCATGTCTCCTAGATCG GCCACTGAGACCAAGAAGGAGACGCCGGCTAAACCTGCAGCGGCAGAATCTGCCCCTGTCGCGAAGGCCAAAGAGGAGCCAAAACCTGCCCCACCTGCAGCACCAGCGACCCCAGACAACAAATCAGCAGAAAGCACAGAAAACGCTTCTCCCAGCATCCCTCGCAAGCTGGAGAAGAGGAACTCCATGCAACTCTTCTTCAAAAACCTG GGCCAAAAACGTCATTCTGATGCCGGAGTGCAAACGGACCCCGTGGCACCCGAGAAGGCAAAATAA
- the bcas1 gene encoding breast carcinoma-amplified sequence 1 isoform X1 yields MGNEQSSQKKRPKANAPETKVQNGEMNGHAVPPSDSTEIVCKEVQPPKSEIPPATHKNKSQPPSGKEEVDKGKEPVHVETPPEKDTKNAADAEPPKEVPKPTGEDMNNFFGKMFKKKAEPMKLATESKDSVDGQVTAEDEKSEPVAIKAKAEAVPEPEGTALELLEDLAEVAEEVQQLEDTKAAEKTVMNFFKTFVSPTKTSKDAKATPDASKDQSQKETPPAPSGNVQEAPKAPPPPPPAPPKMEGKADAAVKKEETSATAATKAAEASAKTKTKDSTFSKLFRPKPDVVEEKKPVEVQVDASKTSTLEAAAKPVEPLAPKPEEKKPEKKSTFGSMFKPKVLLRQVSTRIQAAASSAAATIPLMSPRSATETKKETPAKPAAAESAPVAKAKEEPKPAPPAAPATPDNKSAESTENASPSIPRKLEKRNSMQLFFKNLGQKRHSDAGVQTDPVAPEKAK; encoded by the exons ATGGGAAATGAGCAGTCATCTCAGAAAAAACGTCCAAAG GCAAACGCTCCTGAGACTAAAGTCCAAAATGGAGAAATGAATGGGCATGCAGTTCCTCCTTCAGATTCAACAGAGATTG TTTGCAAAGAAGTACAGCCGCCAAAGAGCGAAATTCCACCAGCGACCCACAAAAATAAGTCACAACCACCATCAGGTAAAGAGGAGGTCGATAAAGGCAAGGAACCTGTGCATGTCGAGACACCTCCTGAGAAAGACACTAAAAACGCAGCTGATGCAGAACCTCCTAAAGAAGTTCCGAAGCCCACTGGAGAGGACATGAACAACTTCTttggtaaaatgtttaaaaagaaggCAGAGCCTATGAAACTTGCAACAGAGAGCAAAGATTCAGTTGATGGACAGGTTACTGCGGAAGATGAGAAATCA GAACCAGTGGCCATTAAGGCGAAAGCAGAGGCTGTGCCAGAGCCCGAGGGAACCGCTCTCGAACTCCTGGAAGATCTCGCAGAAGTCGCAGAAGAAGTACAGCAGCTGGAGGACACGAAAGCAGCAGAGAAAACAGTTATGAACTTTTTCAAAACATTC GTCAGTCCGACCAAAACAAGCAAAGATGCCAAAGCCACTCCTGATGCTTCAAAAGACCAG TCACAGAAGGAGACGCCTCCAGCACCTTCAGGCAAT GTACAGGAAGCACCCAAAGCACCTCCTCCACCCCCTCCAGCACCTCCTAAGATGGAAGGCAAAGCAGATGCCGCAGTGAAGAAAGAGGAAACGTCTGCAACAGCTGCAACCAAAGCAGCAGAAGCTTCTGCCAAGACCAAAACTAAAGACAGTACCTTCAGCAAACTCTTCCGTCCGAAG CCTGATGTGGTGGAAGAGAAAAAGCCGGTTGAGGTTCAG GTAGACGCGTCTAAGACCAGCACCCTCGAGGCTGCTGCCAAACCCGTAGAGCCTCTGGCACCCAAACCCGAAGAAAAGAAACCAGAGAAGAAATCGACTTTTGGAAGCATGTTCAAACCCAAG GTACTGCTACGTCAAGTGTCCACTAGGATCCAGGCGGCGGCCTCCAGCGCTGCCGCGACCATCCCCCTCATGTCTCCTAGATCG GCCACTGAGACCAAGAAGGAGACGCCGGCTAAACCTGCAGCGGCAGAATCTGCCCCTGTCGCGAAGGCCAAAGAGGAGCCAAAACCTGCCCCACCTGCAGCACCAGCGACCCCAGACAACAAATCAGCAGAAAGCACAGAAAACGCTTCTCCCAGCATCCCTCGCAAGCTGGAGAAGAGGAACTCCATGCAACTCTTCTTCAAAAACCTG GGCCAAAAACGTCATTCTGATGCCGGAGTGCAAACGGACCCCGTGGCACCCGAGAAGGCAAAATAA
- the bcas1 gene encoding breast carcinoma-amplified sequence 1 isoform X5: MGNEQSSQKKRPKANAPETKVQNGEMNGHAVPPSDSTEIVCKEVQPPKSEIPPATHKNKSQPPSGKEEVDKGKEPVHVETPPEKDTKNAADAEPPKEVPKPTGEDMNNFFGKMFKKKAEPMKLATESKDSVDGQVTAEDEKSEPVAIKAKAEAVPEPEGTALELLEDLAEVAEEVQQLEDTKAAEKTVMNFFKTFVSPTKTSKDAKATPDASKDQSQKETPPAPSGNVQEAPKAPPPPPPAPPKMEGKADAAVKKEETSATAATKAAEASAKTKTKDSTFSKLFRPKVDASKTSTLEAAAKPVEPLAPKPEEKKPEKKSTFGSMFKPKATETKKETPAKPAAAESAPVAKAKEEPKPAPPAAPATPDNKSAESTENASPSIPRKLEKRNSMQLFFKNLGQKRHSDAGVQTDPVAPEKAK, encoded by the exons ATGGGAAATGAGCAGTCATCTCAGAAAAAACGTCCAAAG GCAAACGCTCCTGAGACTAAAGTCCAAAATGGAGAAATGAATGGGCATGCAGTTCCTCCTTCAGATTCAACAGAGATTG TTTGCAAAGAAGTACAGCCGCCAAAGAGCGAAATTCCACCAGCGACCCACAAAAATAAGTCACAACCACCATCAGGTAAAGAGGAGGTCGATAAAGGCAAGGAACCTGTGCATGTCGAGACACCTCCTGAGAAAGACACTAAAAACGCAGCTGATGCAGAACCTCCTAAAGAAGTTCCGAAGCCCACTGGAGAGGACATGAACAACTTCTttggtaaaatgtttaaaaagaaggCAGAGCCTATGAAACTTGCAACAGAGAGCAAAGATTCAGTTGATGGACAGGTTACTGCGGAAGATGAGAAATCA GAACCAGTGGCCATTAAGGCGAAAGCAGAGGCTGTGCCAGAGCCCGAGGGAACCGCTCTCGAACTCCTGGAAGATCTCGCAGAAGTCGCAGAAGAAGTACAGCAGCTGGAGGACACGAAAGCAGCAGAGAAAACAGTTATGAACTTTTTCAAAACATTC GTCAGTCCGACCAAAACAAGCAAAGATGCCAAAGCCACTCCTGATGCTTCAAAAGACCAG TCACAGAAGGAGACGCCTCCAGCACCTTCAGGCAAT GTACAGGAAGCACCCAAAGCACCTCCTCCACCCCCTCCAGCACCTCCTAAGATGGAAGGCAAAGCAGATGCCGCAGTGAAGAAAGAGGAAACGTCTGCAACAGCTGCAACCAAAGCAGCAGAAGCTTCTGCCAAGACCAAAACTAAAGACAGTACCTTCAGCAAACTCTTCCGTCCGAAG GTAGACGCGTCTAAGACCAGCACCCTCGAGGCTGCTGCCAAACCCGTAGAGCCTCTGGCACCCAAACCCGAAGAAAAGAAACCAGAGAAGAAATCGACTTTTGGAAGCATGTTCAAACCCAAG GCCACTGAGACCAAGAAGGAGACGCCGGCTAAACCTGCAGCGGCAGAATCTGCCCCTGTCGCGAAGGCCAAAGAGGAGCCAAAACCTGCCCCACCTGCAGCACCAGCGACCCCAGACAACAAATCAGCAGAAAGCACAGAAAACGCTTCTCCCAGCATCCCTCGCAAGCTGGAGAAGAGGAACTCCATGCAACTCTTCTTCAAAAACCTG GGCCAAAAACGTCATTCTGATGCCGGAGTGCAAACGGACCCCGTGGCACCCGAGAAGGCAAAATAA
- the pfdn4 gene encoding prefoldin subunit 4, with amino-acid sequence MAATMKKGVAAEDVNVTFEDQQKINKFARNTNRMSELKDEIEAKKKSLQNLEDASDDLMMCDDDAMLIPYQIGDVFISHSQEETQELLEAAKEALQEEIKGLEGRVSSILVVLGDLKVQLYAKFGNNINLEADES; translated from the exons ATGGCGGCCACCATGAAGAAAGGAGTG GCAGCTGAAGATGTCAATGTAACATTTGAAGACCAGCAGAAGATAAACAAGTTTGCCAGAAATACAAATCGGATGTCGGAACTGAAAGATGAAATTGAGGCTAAAAAG aaatCTTTACAGAATCTAGAGGACGCCAGTGATGACCTCATGATGTGTGATGACGATGCTATGTTGATCCCATATCAGATTGGAGATGTCTTCATCAGTCACTCTCAAGAAGAGACACAGGAACTGTTGGAGGCAGCGAAG GAAGCTCTGCAGGAGGAGATCAAAGGTCTGGAGGGCCGCGTGTCATCCATACTGGTGGTGCTTGGAGATCTTAAGGTCCAGCTGTATGCCAAGTTTGGAAACAACATTAATCTTGAGGCAGATGAAAGCTGA